Proteins from one Dermacentor variabilis isolate Ectoservices chromosome 1, ASM5094787v1, whole genome shotgun sequence genomic window:
- the LOC142589362 gene encoding uncharacterized protein LOC142589362, translating to MKALCVSVFFVAMVMNEVLAGFLGGGGYGGYGGGYGGGYGGGYGGGYGGGKVVAGPAFLVKTVHHVNKIHGGGALVAHSGIGGSGGGYGGGFGGGFGGGLGGGFGGGYGGGYGGGYGGGYGGGYGGGYGGSYGGGYGGGYGLKGW from the exons ATGAAGGCTTTG TGCGTCTCCGTTTTCTTCGTGGCGATGGTCATGAATGAAGTCCTGGCTGGCTTCCTTGGAGGTGGTGGATATGGTGGATACGGAGGGGGATACGGAGGAGGATATGGAGGAGGATATGGAGGTGGATACGGAG GTGGAAAAGTGGTGGCTGGGCCAGCGTTCCTGGTGAAGACTGTGCACCACGTGAACAAAATTCACGGAGGAGGCGCTCTCGTGGCCCACAGTGGCATTGGTGGCTCTGGAGGAGGCTACGGTGGCGGTTTCGGTGGAGGATTTGGAGGCGGACTTGGAGGCGGATTTGGAGGAGGCTACGGTGGAGGCTACGGTGGAGGCTACGGTGGAGGCTACGGTGGCGGCTACGGTGGAGGCTACGGAGGTAGCTACGGAGGAGGCTACGGTGGCGGATATGGCCTCAAAGGCTGGTAG